DNA from Lujinxingia litoralis:
ACGTGCAGACGCTCAACATCGACTCGGCCAGCTTCCATCAGATCATGGGAGAGCTGGGCCGCGATGAGGCGAAGGTCGGCGAACGCGTGCGTGAGATCGTGGCCGCGCGTGGCAAGATGCAGAACCCGGTCACCGGCAGCGGCGGTATGCTGCTGGGCACGGTCAAGGCGATCGGCAAGCATTACCAGGGGCCCGTGGAGCTGAAGGTGGGCCAGCGAGTCGCCACGCTGGTGAGCCTGACGCTGACCCCGCTGAAGATCGATGCGATTGAAAAGGTGCATCTCGACGCCGATCAGATCGATATCCGGGGCACGGCCTACCTCTGGCCGAGCTCGCCGGTGGTGGCGATGCCCGAGGATCTTCCGGAGCGGGTCGCGCTCTCGGCGCTCGATGTGTGTGGGGCGCCGGCGCAGACCGCGCGCCTGGTCGAAGGCAAGGAGCGGGTGCTGATTCTGGGCGCCGGAAAGTCCGGCATGCTCTGCGCGGCCACCGCCCGCGCCACCCTGGGAGAGGCCGGCAAGGTGTACGCCGTCGATCTCTACGATGAGAACCTCAAGGTCTTGCAGGACGCCGGCATCGTCGACGACTTCCGTACCGCCAACGCCAAAGTGCCCACCGAGGTGCTGGAGGCCGTGGAGGCGATGACGGGAGGGGAGCCGGTGGATGTGGTCATCAACACCTGCAATGTGAGCGGCACCGAGATGTCGGCGATTCTGCCGGTGAAGGACCGGGGCGTGGTCTACTTCTTTAACATGGCTACCGACTTCTCCCGCGCCGCGCTGGGCAGCGAAGGGGTGGGCAAGGATGTCGATCTGCTCATCGGGAACGGTTACGCCCACGGCCACGCCGAGCTGACCCTGAAGATGGTCCGCGAGTTCGCGGTGGTGCGCCGCCAACTCGAAGGGCTGGCCGGCGCCTGAGCTTGCACCCGGGGCGGCCAGCGGGCACACTGCGCCGCCCCGCATTTGCTGTGCGCTGTTGAAGCCGGGGTTGGGCGCTGGTGGCGGGGAGTAAATCGCCCGGGGCATTCGTTTTGCCCGCATGAACACGAGTTCATCATGCTCCAAAAGATGAGCTCCCCCGAAAGAATGACTCTGACGAGAGCGACATGAAGACGACTGATTCCGAAAGCAAGGTGCGCTGCTCCTTCTGTGGCAAAGAAGCCCGGGACGTGCAGAAGCTGATCGCCGGCCCCAAGGTGCACATCTGCGATGAGTGCGTCTCTCTGTGCCGCGAGATCATTGAGGAAGACCGTCAACGCGAGCCCGAGAAGCAAAAAGAGCTCAAGGAGATGCGTCCCTCCCAGATCAAGACCTTCCTCGACGAGCATATCGTGGGGCAGGATCGCGCCAAGCGCGCGCTCTCGGTCGCGGTGTACAACCACTACAAGCGCATTCGTACCGCGGAGCTGGAGGCCGGCGGCGCCGAGCCCCACGAAGAAGACGAGGGCGTGGAGCTGACCAAGGGCAACATCCTGCTTATCGGTCCCACCGGCAGCGGCAAGACCCTGATGGCGCAGTCGCTGGCCCGAAAGCTCGACGTGCCCTTCACCATCGCCGATGCCACCAGCCTGACCGAGGCCGGCTACGTGGGCGAAGACGTCGAGAATGTGGTCAAGAATCTGTGGCTCGCCGCCGATCGCGACGTGGAACGCGCCAGTCGCGGCATCGTGTGCATCGACGAGATCGACAAGATCAGCCGCCGCGGAGACAGCCCCTCCTCCACCCGTGACGTGGGCGGTGAGGGCGTGCAGCAGGCGCTCTTGAAGATGGTGGAGGCGTCGAAGGTGATGATCACCCCGGAGGGCTCGCGCAATCGCCCCCAGCAGGAGTTCATTCAGGTCGACACCGGCAACATCCTCTTCATCGCCAGCGGGTCTTTTCAGGGCCTGACCGACATCATCGCTCGTCGCATCGGCAAGAGTCAGATGGGCTTTGGCGCCGACTTCTCCAAACGCCTGGAAAGCAGCAATGATCTGCTGCGCCATGTGCGTCCGGAGGACGTGGTCAAGTTCGGGATGATCCCGGAGTTCGTGGGGCGCTTCCCGGTGATCGTGGCCTTTGACGAGCTGAGCGAAGACATGCTCGTGGAGATCCTCTGGAAGCCCAAAAACAGCCTGGTCAAGCAGTACCAGAAGTTGTTTGAACTGGAGAAGGTCAAGCTGCGCTTCAATCAGGAGGCGATGGTCGCCATCGTGCGGGAGGCCATCAAGCGCAAGACCGGGGCCCGCGGGCTGCGTGCGATCATCGAGGAGGTGATGCTCGACATTATGTATGAGCTTCCCAGCCTGGAGAACGTGCGCGAGTGCGTGATCACCGAAGAGAGCGTGTTGCATCGGGAGAAGCCGATGTTGGTCTACGAGAAGCAGAGCGCGTAAAGGATGGCGGTGATCGAGCCCTCGGAGAGCTGGCAGCGTCTGCATGTGCCCCCGGGCGGGGTGTACACGGGACTGCGGGAGTACGCCTGTGATGGGGCGGTGGTCCGCGCCCTGATCGGTGGCAGCACCGAGGAGCCGCGCCTGGAGGGCTGTGAGGTTCTGGAACTTCATGACCTGAACGTTGGCCAGCGCCGCACCCGCCACGATGTGGGTGCCTTTTTGAGGCGCTGCCTGCGGCGCCTGCGCCAGGATGGGATGATCCTGGTGGTCGACGGAGTGGTGCTCTCGATTCCCGGCGATCGGATCGAGGTCAAGCGCGTGCGTTTTCAGCAGTTCTGCTCCCGGGCCCAGGCGCTGGGCCCCTTTACCTCGCCAGAGCCGGTGTTGTAGCCACGGGGCCGGGGCGTGTGGACCGCCAGAGTCAGGATGGAAGGATGGTATCGGGAGCGGTCCGGCCAGGGATGAAGCAGAGGCGACTGAGCGATGGGTGAAGGCAATCAGTACCTGCTGGGGAGTTTGGAGCGCATCAACGAGCAGCTCCACCGAAGCAGCGTGTATGCGCCGGCGCTGCGGGTGGTGATCCGCGATCAGGTTCCGGAGAGCGCCCGGCCTTATGTGGAGAAAATCCTCGATGGGGAGGGCGTCTTCTGGGATCTGCCGCCCCTGGCGCAGGCTCCCTGGGAGGTGTACGCGGCGTTGACCGGTTTCTACAGCCAGTTTTTGCGCCTGCTCTGCCAGGACATCGGGCTGGATGTGTGGCCGGGCTGGCAACGCTCGCGCTGGGTGAGCCTGGACTGGTATCCGCTCTCTCGCGATCTGGGGTGGAAGGTGGCCTGTCGGCCCCTGCGCGGGGTGTTTTTTCGTCATCCTCAGCCCGAGATGCCCCAGGCGGTGCGTTATCTGGCGAGCTGGCCCCACGGCTGGCTGAGCCGAGATGAGTGCGAATCGTACGCGCCCTATCTGGCCGACCTGCTGGTGGATCTGGCCCCGAAGGTGGGGCTGGAGTGGACGCCCGGACAGGTGGTACGCCGCTTTAAGAAGGTGGGAGCGATGGGGCAGGAGGCGCGCTTCGAACTCTTTAACACCTGCGCCGGGCGCGACACCCCGGAGGTCTGGCAGATGCTGCGCGGGTGGGCGCTGTTGGAGGCGATGCGCCGGGCGGTGGAGGAGCGTCGCGACCTGATCTCGCTGGGCTATTGACTCACAGGCGGGTTCGCGTCGCGCCGGCGAAGGGCTTTGGGGGAGCCCGGTGGCTGGTGAGCCTGCAGCACGCCGCGATGTGGTGGAAGAAAGCTAAGACTAACGTAAGTAACGCCGGCCGCGTAGCGGAGCGGCGAAGGTGTATGAGATGGGTCGAGCCAAACGCGATATTCGGAATGTAGAGCCGTATTTTAAGGACTGGGCGGTGCCCGGTCCCCTGCCCGATGTGGCGCGCCTTCAGGAGTTTGAAGCCGGGGAGGGGGAGTCGATCGATGCGCTCAGCGGGTTCTTCCGGATCTTTCAGCTCAAGAAAGGGCATCGCTTCTCGACCGATGATGTGCTCACCGCCTGGTACGGAACCTCCTGGTGCCCGAGCGCCGGCCGGGTGCTGGATCTGGGCAGCGGCGTGGGGTCGGTGGGGATGA
Protein-coding regions in this window:
- a CDS encoding L-erythro-3,5-diaminohexanoate dehydrogenase, which codes for MSERRGHDLGLHRVIEPQGALPQAAERLDAESPAFENEIVIDVQTLNIDSASFHQIMGELGRDEAKVGERVREIVAARGKMQNPVTGSGGMLLGTVKAIGKHYQGPVELKVGQRVATLVSLTLTPLKIDAIEKVHLDADQIDIRGTAYLWPSSPVVAMPEDLPERVALSALDVCGAPAQTARLVEGKERVLILGAGKSGMLCAATARATLGEAGKVYAVDLYDENLKVLQDAGIVDDFRTANAKVPTEVLEAVEAMTGGEPVDVVINTCNVSGTEMSAILPVKDRGVVYFFNMATDFSRAALGSEGVGKDVDLLIGNGYAHGHAELTLKMVREFAVVRRQLEGLAGA
- the clpX gene encoding ATP-dependent Clp protease ATP-binding subunit ClpX, with amino-acid sequence MKTTDSESKVRCSFCGKEARDVQKLIAGPKVHICDECVSLCREIIEEDRQREPEKQKELKEMRPSQIKTFLDEHIVGQDRAKRALSVAVYNHYKRIRTAELEAGGAEPHEEDEGVELTKGNILLIGPTGSGKTLMAQSLARKLDVPFTIADATSLTEAGYVGEDVENVVKNLWLAADRDVERASRGIVCIDEIDKISRRGDSPSSTRDVGGEGVQQALLKMVEASKVMITPEGSRNRPQQEFIQVDTGNILFIASGSFQGLTDIIARRIGKSQMGFGADFSKRLESSNDLLRHVRPEDVVKFGMIPEFVGRFPVIVAFDELSEDMLVEILWKPKNSLVKQYQKLFELEKVKLRFNQEAMVAIVREAIKRKTGARGLRAIIEEVMLDIMYELPSLENVRECVITEESVLHREKPMLVYEKQSA